The Solirubrobacter pauli sequence CGCCTACGCCGAAGCCGCCGCCGCCGGGTCGTTCACGTCGCGGCCCGATGGGTCGCTCGTGCTCGACTGGTCACGCGAGGAGACGCGGCGGGTGCGCTTCGCGGTCGTCGCCGATGCGGTCGCGCTGCTCGCCGACCCCGACCGCGTCGGGCGGCTGCACCGCTGCCCGGGTCGCGACTGCGGATGGGTGTTCCTGGACACGAGCGGGCGCCGCAGGTGGTGCTCGATGTCCACCTGCGGCTCGCGCGAGAAGATGCGCCGGATGTACGCGCGCAAGCGCGCGGCGGGGAATTAGCCGATCACGCGCAGGTCGAGTGCGCTCGGTGACAGGTTCACCGGGCCGTCGGCGCTGACGAGGATGTCGTCCTCGAGCCGGATGCCGCCGCGCTCGCTGTTGTAGATGCCGGGCTCGACCGTGAAGATCATGCCCTCGCGCAGGGGGATCTCCGACGTGGCGACGAGGAACGGCGGCTCGTGGATCTCGGTGCCGATCGCGTGGCCGGCGCCGTGCAGGCAGGCGCCGATCTCGGGATGGACCTCGACGACCACGCGCTGCGCCTGGTCGACGTCCTTGGCCGTGTTGCCGACCTTGGTGGCCGCGACCGCGTCGTCGTAGGCCTGCTTGACGACCGCCCAGGCGGAGGCGGCCCAGTCGGACGGCGTGCCGGCGTGCGCGACACGGGTCATGTCGCCCCAGTAGCCGTCGAACTGCGCGGCGATGTCGGCGACGATCACGTCGCCTTCCTCGAGCCGGCGGTCACCCGGCGAGCCGTGCGGGTCGCCGGCGTGGGCGCCGAAGAGGATGTGCGGGCCGGGATGGCTGCCGCCGCGGCGCGCGAGGCTGTACGCGGCCTTCGCGTTGACGTCGGCCTCGCTGTCGCCGACCTTCAGGTCCGCCCAGACCTCCTCGTAGACCTCGATGATCTGCGCGCAGGCGTGCTTGACGGCCGCGATCTCCTCCGCGTCCTTGGCGGCGCGCAGCTCCATGATCAGGTTGGACGCCGGGACGAGCTCGTACCCCGCTTCGGCGAGCGCCTTGGCGCGCGCCCAGATGAAGTGGTCCTCCTCCACGCCGATCCGCTTGGCACCGCCGAACGTCTCGTAGAGCGTCGGCAGGCCGTTGGTCTTGGCGGCGTCGTAGAGCGCCTTCTCGAGGCCGGTCGGGGCGGCGCCGACGCTGTCGCGGTCCAGGCTCGGGGCGATCAGGGCGCCTTCGCCGCCACGGCGGACCGTGACGCCGAAGAAGCGCTCCATCTGCAGACCCCAGAAGCCGGTGAGGTACGCGATCGAGGCGTCCTTGGTGGCGAGGACGGCGTCCAGACCCGCGTCCTCGAGCAGAGAGTCAAGCGCGGCGACGCGCGAATCGTGCGACATCGCCGCGCACCCTAGCGTCAGCGCACCTTCACGGCGTGAGACGACGTGACGCTGCTGTACGTCAACTTGAGGGTGAGGGTATTGCCCTTCTTGGCCTTCTTCGTCTTGCTCAGCCGGACGGTCACCGGCCCGCCCCGCTTGGCCGTGGCGCTGCCGGCGGCGATCTTCTTGCCCTTGAGATTGGCCGAAAGGGTCACCTTGCCGGCGGCCGGGACGGTGACCTTCACGGCAAGCCCCTGGCGCAGCGCCTTGGCCGTCGTCTTGGTCAGCGCGATCGTCGCCTTCGCCGGCGGCGCCGGGGCGGGAACCGGCACGGGCGGGGCCGGGGGCGCGGGCGGATCGGGCGTGTACGCGGCGGCCGGCGGGTTCGCCGGGCCCCAGTCGGGCTCGCTGCCGGTGGGCGTGAGGATCGAGTCGTTCGGCGCGGCGCACACGCCCGGGCCGAACGCCGTGAAGCGCGAGACCTCGATGCCCTTGCTCGACCCGTACGCGATGCCGGCGTTGTCCGGCGCCCAGGTCGGGTCGTGGTACGCCGGGTCCGGCTTGGTCATCTCGCAGGCGAAGTCGGGGTACGCCGGCGGGAACTCCGTCTTGACGTCGCCCTTGACGGCGAAGAACGTCAGCTTGAGGTTCGCGCCGTAGTCGCTGGTCACGGCGAGCTTGCTGCCGTCGCGCGTGACCTCGCCGTCGCCCATGTCCCCGTTCGGGACCATCCAGGGCTGGCTGTTGTAGTCGCCGGCGTCGAGGTCGTCGATCGCGACCTGGCGCCCGAAGCCGCCGAACACGAGCGTGCGGCCGTTCGTGACCCACTCGGGGTTGGAGACGCTGTGCTGGTTGCCGTACACGCTGTGCGGCGTGGCGGTCGTGACGTCCGCGTCGGTGTAGAAGACCGACCGCTGGATCGAGCCGCACGAGGACGCGATGGGGCACGAGTACGAGAGGTACGCGTAGGCGATCTTCGTGCCGTCGGGTGAGAAGCTCAGCTGCTTCGGGGCGGGCGCGAACGTCCCGCCGTCGCCCGACTTCGCCGGCGGCGTGGTGATCGTGTGCAGCGGCCGGCCATCCGCCGCCATCACCTGGATCGGCCCCGTGCCCTGCACCGCGGCGATCCGGCCGTCGTCGGCCTGGGTCGGCGAATGCCAGCCGCCGCCGTTGGTCAGCTGCACCTTGCGCGAGCCGTCCGGCGTGGCGGACCAGACGTTGCCCTGGTCGATGTAGACGATCGAGTCGGCGTTCGCCACGGCCGGCGCGAGCAGCGTGAGCAGGCCGGTGGCGAGGAGGAGGCGGGGAAGCATGGCCGGCACTGTCACCGCCGGCCATTGCCGAATCCTTGCCCGCAGGTTGCGGCTCCTAGCTCAGCACCTGAGCCTCGTAGCCCTCTTCCTGCAGCTTGCCGAGCACGGTCTCGGCGTGGTCGCGGCCCCGGGTCTCGAGCACGAGCTCGACCGCGGTCTCGCGGACGTGCAGGCCGAGCCCCTCGCGCACGTGCGAGACGTCGACGATGTTCGCGCCGGTGCCGGCCACGGCGGCGAGCAGCGTGGCGAGCCCGCCGGGCCGGTCGGGGATGCGCGTGAGCGCAACGAGGCGGCGTCCCGCCTCGGTCTCGTGCCGGCGCGCGATCGCGGCCAGCAGCCCCGCGTCGACGTTGCCGCCCGACAGGACGGCGACGGTCGTGCCGTCGGTCGTCTCGACCTGACCGCCGAGCAGCGCCGCGACGCCGACCGCGCCCGCGCCTTCGACCACGAGCTTGCAGCGCTCGAGCAGCAGCGCCATCGCCTCGGCCGTGGCCTCCTCGTTGACGACGACGAGGTCGTCGAGGTGCGTGCGCAGGATCGCCAGCGGGATGCCGCCGGGGCGCTTGACCGCGATGCCGTCGGCGATCGTCAGCGCCGTCTTGGCCTCTACCGGCGTGCCGGCCTGCATCGACTCCGGGTACGGCGCGCACGCCGCGGCCTGGACGCCGATGATCTTCACGTGCGGCTTGGCGTCCTTGATCGCGAGCGCGGTTCCGGCCGCGAGGCCGCCCCCGCCGATCGGGATCACGACCTGCGCGAGGTCCGGCACGTCCTCGAGCAGCTCCAACCCCAGCGAGCCCTGCCCGGCGACGATCGCCGGGTCGTCGAACGGGTGCACGAACGCGAGGCCGTTCGTCTCCGCCCGCTCGAGCGCCTCGACGATGCACTCGTCGACGGTCCTGCCGCCCTCGTGGACGATCGCGCCGTAGCGGCGCGCGGCCTCGATCTTCGCCATCGGGGCGTCGACCGGGACGACGACCTCGCAGTGCACGCCGCGGGCGGCCGCACCGGCGGCGAGCGCCTGCGCGTGATTGCCGGCGGAGGCGGCGATGACGCCGTTCGCGCAGCCGCGCTCGCCCAGCGACTCCAGCTTGGAGGCCACGCCGCGGACCTTGAACGACCCGGTCCGCTGGAGGTTCTCGGCCTTCAGCGAGACGATCCCGCCCGTACGCTCGGAGAACGTACGGGTCGAGAGCATCGGCGTCCGGCGCGCGACGGTCTCGACCGCCGCGCGTGCGGCTTTGACGTCGCGCGCGGTGACGCTCACAGCGCGATGATCGCGTCCATCTCGACCTCGGCGCCCATGGGGAGGGCGGCGACGCCGATCGTGGTCCGCGCGGGCGGGTCGGAGGGGAAGTAGGTCGCGTACGCCTCGTTCATCTCGGCGAACACGCTGATGTCCGTGACGTAGACCGCCACGCGCACCGCGTTGGAGAGCTTCGCACCCGCCGCCTCGGCGATGATGGTCAAGTTGTCGAGACAGCGCTTGGCCTTCTCCGCGGGCGAGCCGTCGATGAGCTTGCCGGTCTCCGGGTCCAGGTGCACCTGGCCGCTGATGAACAGATGGCCGTTGGATTTCACGGCGTGCGAGTAGGGTCCGGCGGCGGGCGGGCCCGGGTTGGCCGTCACGGTTTCACGAGACTGGGACATGAGAAGGACCGTATCTGAGATGCCGAATCGCCTTGCTTCCGAGACATCGCCGTACCTGCTGCAGCACGCCGACAACCCCGTCGATTGGTACCCGTGGGGCGAGGAGGCGTTCGCGCGTGCCCGCGAAGACGACAAACCGCTGCTGATCTCGATCGGCTACGCCGCGTGCCACTGGTGCCACGTGATGGAGCACGAGTCGTTCGAGGACCCGGAGATCGCGGCGTTCATGAACGACCACTTCGTGTGCGTGAAGGTGGACCGCGAGGAGCGTCCGGACGTGGACGCGATCTACATGGACGCGGTCCAGGCCATGACCGGGCAGGGCGGCTGGCCGCTGAACGCGTTCGTGACGCCCGAGGGCACGCCGTTCTGGGCCGGCACCTACTTCCCGCCGGCCGGGCGCCAGAACATGCCGGCGTGGCGTGACGTGCTGGGTTCGCTGGCGCAGGCGTGGGTCGACCAGCGCGACGAGATCAAGACCGCCTCGCGCGAGATCGTGCCGCGGCTGGCGGGCGCCGCGACGCTGGAGGCCTCCGGCGAGGAGTTCAAGCCGGAGGTGCTCGACGAGGCCGTGGCGATCCTCCAGCAGGTCTTCGACCAGGAGACCGGCGGCTGGGGCGCCGCCCCCAAGTTCCCGCTCTCGCCCGTGATCGAGTTCCTGCTCGCGCGCGGCGAGCGGCCGATGGCGCTGCAGACCCTGCGCCGCATGGCCTCCGGTGGGCTCTACGACCAGGTCGGCGGCGGGTTCTCGCGCTACTCGGTCGACGAGCGGTGGGCGGTCCCCCACTTCGAGAAGATGCTCTACGACAACGCGCTGCTCGCACGGACCTACCTGCACGCGTGGCAGATCACGGACGACCCGCTGTTCCGGCGCGTGTGCGAGGAGACGCTCGACTGGGCGATCCGCGAGCTGCGGCAGGACGAGGGCGGCTTCGCGTCGTCGCTGGACGCCGACTCCGAGGGCGTCGAGGGCAAGTTCTACGTGTGGACGGCCGACCAGATCCGCGCGGCGCTCCCGCCGGACCTCGCCGAGGCCGCGATCGCCCACTACGGCGTGACCGACGCGGGGAACTTCGAAGGTGGCACGACCGTCCTTTCGCGCGTGAGCGGGGATCCCGCGGGGTTGGGCGAGATCAAGGCCGGGCTGTTGGCGGCGCGGTCGGCGCGTGTGCGCCCGGCGCTCGACGACAAGCGCGTCACCTCCTGGAACGCGCTGATGATCTCGGCGCTGGCCGACGCGGGCGCCGCGTTCGGCCGCGCGGACTACCTCGCCGCCGCGGTCACGTGCGCGTCCTTCGTCGAGTCCGAGCTGCGCTCGCCCGACGGCGGCTTGCTGCGCGTCTTCAACCGTGGCCGCGCGAAGCAGCCGGGCTTCCTCGACGACTACGCGTACCTGCTCGAGGCGTACCTGACCCTGTACGAGTCGACGTTCGAGGAACGCTGGTTCGTGCGCGCGGTCGAGCTGGCCGAGACGATCCTGATCCGCTTCCACGATCCCGAGCTCGGTGGCTTCTTCTCCACCGGCGCCGAGCACACGGGCCTGATCGCCCGCCGCAAGGACCTCGAGGACGCGCCGATCCCGTCGGGCGCGTCGTCGGCGTGCTACGGCCTGCTGCGTCTCGCCCGCCTCACCGGCGAGTCGTCGTACCTGGACGCGGCGTCCTCCCTGATCGCGCTCCTGCACCCGATCGCGCCGCGCCACCCGCTCGCCTTCGGCCACCTCCTGCGCGCGATGGACTTCTTCGTCGCGCCCGTCCGCGAGGTCGCGCTGGCAGGTCCGGCTGACGAGCTGGCCTCCGTGGTGCGGCGCGGCTACTTCCCGCACGTGGTCCTGGCCGGCGGCGGCGGCGACGCGGTGCCGCTGCTCGCCGACCGCCCAGCCGTCGACGGCGGCGCCACCGCGTACGTCTGCGAGCACTTCACCTGCCAGATGCCTGTGACCCGCGTCGAAGACTTGACGCGTTTGTTGCAATAGCGTCTTGTTCCGTTCACCCCCGGCGCTGATGCTCCGGGGGTGGGCAATTTCACTTCCGGAAAACGACAGTCAGACTCCCCAGACCTCACCGTCGCGCGAGTCGCCACTTCTCAGTGGGGTGTTCTCGACGTTGCGGAGCTTCGCGCGTGTGGGCTCAGCGACCAGGCGATCATGCGCCGCCGCAGGCGCGGCACGCTCCACCGCATCTACCCGGGTGTCTACGCCGTCGGCTCCCCCACGCTCTCGATGCAGGGACGTTTCCTCGCGGCCACGAAGGCCACCGACGGCGTCCTGAGCCACTACTCGGCCGCGACGCTCTGGCGCCTCGTCGACTACGACGAACGCGCGCGCCCCCAGGTCACCGTCCCGCACGACAAGCCGAAGCAGGTCGCGGGCATCCAGGTCTTCCGCTCCCGCCGCGACGTCCAGGCGCGCACCCTCGACGGCATCCGCGTCGCCACCCCCGCCGAGGCGCTCGTCGGCCTCTCCTCGGTGATGGCGTTGATCCCGCTTCGACGAGCCGCCCGAGAAGCCCTCGCCCTGAAGAAGGCCACCATCCGGGAGCTCCTCGGCAAGACCAAGCCGCTCGATGAAGCCCTCGCGCTCGGCTTCGTCCCCACCCGCTCGGTGCTCGAGGACTCCGTCGACGACCTCATCCGCACGGCCTTCGACCCGCCGATCGCCCAGCAGACGCTCGTCCTGGACGGCATCCCGACCACCCCGGACTTCCGCTGGCCGCATCTGCGCCTCTGCGTCGAAGCCGATGGCGACCAGTGGCACAACCACCTGCTCGCCCGCCAGGACGACGCGGCCAAGCAGGCCCGCTTGGAAGCCCACGGAGAACGCGTCCTCCGCGTCACCTGGACCCAGGCGACGCGCGAGCCTCAGCAGACGCTGGCGAGGCTCGCCGCCGCGGGCGCGCCTACAAGATCGAGAGGTAGCGCTCGAGCTCCCACGGAGTGACCTGGACGCGGTAGTCCTCCCACTCCTGGCGCTTGATCTCGATGTAGCGGTTGAAGATGTGCTCGCCGAGCGTACGCAGCACGAGCTCGGACTCGGCGGTCACCTCGATCGCCTCGCCGAGCGTCTCCGGCAGCTGCTCGATGCCGAGGCGGCGGCGCTCGTCCGGGGAGAGGTGGTAGAGGTTCTTCTCCATCGGCTCGGGCAGCTCGTAGCCGCGCTCGATGCCCTCGAGGCCGGCCTGCAGCAGCACCGCGAAGGTCAGGTACGGGTTGCACGCGGGGTCGGGTGCGCGCAGCTCCATCCGCGTGGCGTTCTCCTTGCCGGGGTGGTACAGCGGGACGCGCACGAGCGCGCTGCGGTTGCGGCGGCTCCAGGCGACGTAGACCGGCGCCTCGTAGCCCGGCACGAGGCGCTTGTAGGAGTTCACCCACTGGGCGAAGATGCTGCAGATCTCGCGCGCGTGGCGCAGCTGGCCGGCGATGAACGCCTTGCCGACGTCGCTCAGGAAGTACTTGTCGTCCGCGTCGTAGAACGCGTTGCGGCCGTCCTTGAACAGCGACTGGTGCGTGTGCATGCCGGAGCCGTTCTCGCTGAACAGCGGCTTGGGCATGAACGTCGCGTGCCAGCCGTACTTAAGCGCGTACTCCTTGACCGTGATGCGGTACGTCATGCAGTCGTCGGCCATCTTCAGCGCGCTCGCGTAGCGCATGTCGATCTCGTGCTGCGACGGGCCGGTCTCGTGGTGCGAGTACTCGACGTCGATGCCGAACCGCTCGAGCGCGAGCACCGTGTCGCGGCGGACGTCCGAGCCGGCGTCCAGCGTCGTGAGGTCGAAGTAGCCGCCCTCGTCCAGGACCTCGGTGCCCTTGTTGTCCTTGAACAGGTAGTACTCGAGCTCCGGGCCGACATTGAACACGTCGAAGCCCATGTCCTTCGCGCGCTGCTCGGCACGGCGGAGCACGTGGCGCGGGTCACCCTCGTACGGGCGGCCCTCCGGGGTCTGGACGTCGGCGAACATCCGCGCGACGCCCGCGCCGTCCTCGGGCCGCCACGGCAGCACGTTGAACGTCGTCGCGTCGGGCATGGCGATCATGTCCGACTCCTCGATGGCGTTGAAGCCCGTGATGGAGGAGCCGTCGAAGCCCATGCCGCCCTCGAAGGCGTCGTCGAGCTGCTCGGCGGAGATCGAGAAGGACTTGAGCTGCCCGAGGATGTCGGTGAACCACAGGCGGACGAAGCGGATGTTGTTCTCCGCGACGAGCGCCTTGACGTCTTCGGGAGTCTGGGGGCGGTCTGACATGGCGCCGCTCAGGCTAATGGACCGGGCGGCGTGTCGTCGTGGACTGGCGGTCGGACTCAGTCCAACCAGCGGTCGGCCCACTGCTTGAGCTCGGCCATCGCGGGCGCGAGCTCACGGCCCTTGTCGGTCAGCTCGTACGAGACCTTCGTCGGCGTCCCGTCGCTCACGTGGCGCTCGACGATCTTGCGCGCCTCGAGCTCCTTCATGCGCTCGGACAGCAGGCGGTCGGACAGGTCGGGCACCGCGTGCGCGATCTCGGTGAACCGCATCCGACCGCCGTGCAGCAGCACATAGAGGATCGCCCCGGTCCAGCGCTTGCCGACGAGCTCCACGGCTTCGTGGTAGCGCGGGCAGCACGCTTCGCAGCCGTGCGTCTCGGAGGCTTCGGGGGCCTGGGTTGTCATGGACCCGGAGTTCATCAGGCGTTACGCGGCGCGGAGCACCCGCGTCTCTTCGACCGAGCCGTCCACGGGGACGTCACCGGCGACGTTGACCATAGCGGTGAAGGACTCCATCGACAGCACGGCGATGGCCTCGAGCAGCTGCTCCTCCGTCCACCCTGCCTCGCGCGCCTCCTCGTGCAGATGCTGCGGGAAGCGGCCCTCGGTGAGCAGCGGGCGCAGGTAGCGCAGCAGCGCCGCCTCGCGATGATCGCCGGAGTCCCAGCGCTTCGCGCGCGCGACCTCGTCGATCCCGAGGCCCGCCTGCCGACTCGTGCGCGTGTGCAGCTGCAGGCCCGGCTTCGATCCGTAGTGCTCGGCCACCGCGAGGCCGATCCGCTCCGCCGAGTGGCGCGGCAGGTTGCCGTTGCGGAGCTCGGCTCGGTAGCGCACGTAGGCGCGCAGCGCCGCCGGCGCGCCCGCCAGCACGCCGAGGAAGTTGGGAAGTTGCCCAGCCGCCGACGACGCACCCTTGAGGATCGGCAGCGAACCTTCCGGTGCCGTCAGGTCGTCATGGATGGGAAACCGGCTCATCTCTGTCTTGGGCATGGCCACCACCGTCGGGGAGCTAATGGGGCTTACGACAGGTAAGGGTATGTCCGGACGCCGCGCCCCGCAAGGCTTCGGCGTACGGATCATTGGCCGGTAGTCAGAACGGCGATCAAGACGAGCAGGAACCCGAGCGCCACGGCGTACCCCGCGATGCGGTCCGGACGGTGCCCGATCCGCTCCACCGCGGTGCGCGGCCGCCGCTCGGTGCGCGGCACGGGCAGCCGGTCGGGATGCCCGCTGATCTTGACCGTCTTGCGCTCACGCGGCTCGGCCGCCAGCGACTCGAACTCGGCCGTCTGACGCCGCGGCGCCGCGTCGAGCTCCTCGCTGATCACGCCGGCGCTCAGCTCGTCCTCGTCACGCGAGAGCACGATCGTGCGGCTCTCCCCCGGCACGAGCGGCGCCTCGTCGAGGTCCTCGCCCCACGACATCACGGCGCGCGCGGCCGCGCGGGGATCAAGCTCAGGGTCGCGCCGGGCGGCGTCGGCGGCGGCGCGGTGATCGCGCGGGCGGTCGCCGACCTCACGGCGAGCGCCGGCGCGCTCTTGCACGGTCTCGCCGCGGGCGAACCGGCGGCTCTCGTCGGAGCGGTGCTCGGCGACCGCGGTGGCGGTCTCGCCGTCGTGCCGGATCACGATCTCGTGCTGGACCGCGCGCCGCTCGACGCGGCTGAAGCGGCTCGGCATGCGGTCGAAGATGTCCTCGTTGACGCCCCAGTCGGCCGCGGCGCGACGACGCCGGCGCGGCGCTTCGCTCTCGTGGTCGTAGAAAGCCCGGTCCTGGGCTTCTTGTTCAGGGGCCATCGACTCGTCCTCTTCCTCGGCTTACGGGGTTAGCTGACGGGCTCGCGCCAGAAGAGCGGCGCTACGACGACCAGGACGACCATCGACTCGCCCCACCTGCAGTGGGTCCCCCGCTTCCCGCGTCCAACGGGAATTCAGCGGATGCGAGCGAAAATCGTACCAGCGCCATGAGCGCCTGCACGCTTGTGCTTTCTACATCAACCGTCGGACGGAGCGGCGGCGCCCACGGACTTTGCGACAAATTTCGCGACGTCCTCGGCGTCCTGGCCCGTGTACAGCTGCGCGGGCATCTGCCCGTTGCCGCGCGAACGGCCCTTGAGGATGGCGTCGAGCGTGAACTCCGCGTTCGGCGCCAGCTGATCCAGGTTGGGACCGACCTTCGCGACCGCGTTCGCGGCCTTCAGCGTGTGGCACAGGCTGCAGCGCTTGCCGAACAGCTCCTGCCCCCGCTTCTCGTCGTCGGTCAGACCGGAGATCTGAGCCGACGGGATGTTCTTGTCGTTCGCCTCCGAGGTGATCACCCACGCCGGGATCAACCCACCGAGCACGACGATCGCCGCGAAGAACAGGAACAACATGAACCGCCGGCTGCCTCGCGTCTGCGAGTGCATCATGCCGGCGAGCCCGCCGCGACCGCGACTCATCGCGATCACGAGCGTGGTGATGCCAAGCGCAACAAAGACAAGGACGAAAAAGAGGGTGCCCACGGGCGTGCAATGTACCCGCTCGACCGGGTGGCTAGTGGCGCGGTCCTCTCAGAACGCCTCCATACGGACCACGAATGGCCGTCACCACCCCGGCGCGAAGCGCCCCGCCCACACCCGAATCCACCGCCGACCGGACGCGCACGTCGCCCCCGGCGCTCACCGCCGACGTCCCGACGCGAAGCTCTGGATCGGCGGCGAGACCTGGCGGAACTCGCCCATCGTCGACGCCGCCTCGCGCCCGCCCTGCGCGCCCTCCCCGCGCCCGGCCGCCGCGGCCTGCACCCGGCGCTCAGCCAGCTCGACCACGTCCGCCTTCACATCGTCCGGGGTCACCAGCGCCCGCACCGCCTTGACGAACAGGTTGATCCCGCCGCCCGCCTGCGGCAGCTTCTCCAGCCGCCCCTGGCACAGCAGCAGCGGCTCGGACCGCACCGTCAGCCGGTTCGCCTCATACAGGTCCGGCGGCACGATCAGGTTGATCGTGCCGAACTCGTCCTCCAGCAGCAGGAACACGATCCCCTTCGCCGTGCCCGGCCGCTGCCGCGCCACCACCAACCCGCCCAACCGCACCGGCGTGTCGTGCGGAATCCGCTGCAGGTCCGCGATCGACACCGTGTTCGGCGGCAGCGACCGTCGCAGCAGCTGCATCGGATGCGGCCCGAGCGTGAGCCCGGTCGTCGCGTAGTCCCCGATCATCGACTCCCACGGCGTGAGCGGCCGCAGGTCCGGCGCGTCCGGCACCTCCAGCGGCAACGACAGCTGCGTCCCTTCCACGAGCCGCTCTCCTGGCGCCGCCACCCCGAGTTGCCACAACGCGGTTCGCCGCGCATGCTCGGACGACCCACCCACCAACGCGTCGCACGCCCCCGCCCACGCCAGCTTGTCCAGCGACGGCCGCCCCGCCCCCGCCCGCGAAGCCAGATCCGCCAGCGACGTGAACGGCCCACCCGCCTCCCGCGCGGCCACGAGCGCCTTGACCTCGTCCTCACGCACGCCGGACACGTACCCGAGCCCAAGCCGCACGATCCCGAGCGGGCGAGCGCCGCCCACCACGCCGCCCACCCCATTCACGCCGCCCGCACCCGGCCCGCCCGCAGCGCCTCCCACGCCCGCAGCGCCTCCCGCGCCGGGCCCACCAGCGACGCTTCCCGCTCCCGCGCCCGGCCACCTCGACGCGCCGCGCGCGTCTACCGAGCCGCCCGCCCCACGCTCGGCCGCCGCGCGACTCCGCATCGGCGTGGCACCCGTGGCCTCGCCGATCTGCCGGAGCGCACCCACGGGCCCATCGGCGCCTCCCGACGCCGCCGACAGCGCCGCGCCGCTCCCGCCCGACTTGGCGACGGCCTGCAGGGCGCCGCGCTCGTCGCGCGCGATCCGCACGTCGTTCAGCGTCGCCACGGCGCGTTCCACCTCGGTCTCGCTCGCCGGCCCCGGGTACGGGCCCATCTCGGGCACCCACTCGACCGTGCACAGAGCCTGGCTCTCGTTCACGTCCGGCGGGCGCAGCTCGACCCCTCGGCGCTGCGCTTCGTGCGCGAGCGTGTCCGGCGCGTAGAAGCCCATCGGCTGCTCGTTCAGGAGCGCGCAGAGGAACTCCGGCGTGTGGTGCACACGCAGCCACGTCGACTGGTAGGCGAGCAGCCCGAACGCCGCGCCGTGCGCCTTCGGGAAGCCGAAGCCCGAGAAGCCGACGATCATCCCGTAGACGCGCTCGGCGACCTCCTCGCTCACGCCGTGGGTGGCCCGCGCGCCATCGAGGAAGCGCTGGTGGTAGGCCTCGATGGCCTCCGCCGAGCGCTTGCGGCTCATCGCGCGACGCAACCCCTCCGCCTCACCGGGCGAGAAGCCGGCGAACGCCATCGCCACCTCGATCACCTGGTCCTGGAAGATGATCGTCCCGAGCGTGTCCTTGAGCACCTCGCGCAACGACTCGTGCTCGTACGGCACCTCGTAGTCCGGATTCTCGCGCTGCGTCTGACGGCGCGAGATGTACGGGTTGACCGCGCCGCCCAGGATCGGCCCCGGCCGGACGATCGCCACCTGGATCGTCAGGTCCTCGAGCGACTGCGGCCGCGTCCGCAGCAAC is a genomic window containing:
- a CDS encoding carboxymuconolactone decarboxylase family protein, whose product is MPKTEMSRFPIHDDLTAPEGSLPILKGASSAAGQLPNFLGVLAGAPAALRAYVRYRAELRNGNLPRHSAERIGLAVAEHYGSKPGLQLHTRTSRQAGLGIDEVARAKRWDSGDHREAALLRYLRPLLTEGRFPQHLHEEAREAGWTEEQLLEAIAVLSMESFTAMVNVAGDVPVDGSVEETRVLRAA
- a CDS encoding winged helix-turn-helix transcriptional regulator is translated as MTTQAPEASETHGCEACCPRYHEAVELVGKRWTGAILYVLLHGGRMRFTEIAHAVPDLSDRLLSERMKELEARKIVERHVSDGTPTKVSYELTDKGRELAPAMAELKQWADRWLD
- a CDS encoding glutamine synthetase family protein, yielding MSDRPQTPEDVKALVAENNIRFVRLWFTDILGQLKSFSISAEQLDDAFEGGMGFDGSSITGFNAIEESDMIAMPDATTFNVLPWRPEDGAGVARMFADVQTPEGRPYEGDPRHVLRRAEQRAKDMGFDVFNVGPELEYYLFKDNKGTEVLDEGGYFDLTTLDAGSDVRRDTVLALERFGIDVEYSHHETGPSQHEIDMRYASALKMADDCMTYRITVKEYALKYGWHATFMPKPLFSENGSGMHTHQSLFKDGRNAFYDADDKYFLSDVGKAFIAGQLRHAREICSIFAQWVNSYKRLVPGYEAPVYVAWSRRNRSALVRVPLYHPGKENATRMELRAPDPACNPYLTFAVLLQAGLEGIERGYELPEPMEKNLYHLSPDERRRLGIEQLPETLGEAIEVTAESELVLRTLGEHIFNRYIEIKRQEWEDYRVQVTPWELERYLSIL
- a CDS encoding c-type cytochrome, with translation MSRGRGGLAGMMHSQTRGSRRFMLFLFFAAIVVLGGLIPAWVITSEANDKNIPSAQISGLTDDEKRGQELFGKRCSLCHTLKAANAVAKVGPNLDQLAPNAEFTLDAILKGRSRGNGQMPAQLYTGQDAEDVAKFVAKSVGAAAPSDG